In Hydrogenovibrio thermophilus, the following are encoded in one genomic region:
- the rpsL gene encoding 30S ribosomal protein S12 gives MATINQLVRKPRKDKAKKSNVPALEACPQRRGVCTRVYTTTPKKPNSALRKVARVRLTNGYEVSSYIGGEGHNLQEHSVILIRGGRVKDLPGVRYHTVRGSLDCAGVDGRKQGRSKYGAKRPKG, from the coding sequence ATGGCTACTATTAACCAGTTGGTGCGTAAGCCGCGTAAGGATAAAGCGAAAAAATCAAACGTCCCTGCGTTGGAGGCCTGTCCTCAGCGTCGTGGTGTCTGTACGCGTGTTTATACAACAACCCCTAAAAAGCCTAACTCTGCCCTACGTAAAGTTGCACGTGTGCGCTTGACTAACGGATATGAAGTTTCTAGTTATATCGGTGGTGAAGGTCACAATCTGCAAGAACACTCCGTGATTCTAATTCGCGGTGGTCGTGTAAAAGACTTACCTGGTGTGCGTTATCATACCGTTCGTGGTTCCCTGGACTGCGCGGGCGTTGATGGTCGTAAACAAGGTCGTTCTAAGTACGGTGCGAAGCGTCCTAAGGGGTAA
- the rpsG gene encoding 30S ribosomal protein S7 yields the protein MARRREIPKRQVLPDPKFGDTTLTKFVNMIMVSGKKAVAEKIVYDALDVVVDRKKGGEHAGLLREALENVGPMVEVKSRRVGGATYQVPVEVRPERKTALAMRWIVEAARKRSEKGMMLRLAGELSDALENRGSAIKKKEDTHRMAEANKAFSHFRW from the coding sequence ATGGCAAGAAGAAGAGAAATACCTAAAAGACAAGTATTACCAGATCCAAAGTTTGGTGATACCACTTTGACCAAGTTTGTAAACATGATTATGGTGAGCGGTAAAAAAGCCGTTGCTGAAAAGATTGTTTATGACGCACTGGATGTTGTGGTCGATCGAAAAAAAGGCGGAGAGCATGCCGGGCTTTTAAGAGAAGCATTGGAGAATGTTGGGCCAATGGTTGAAGTAAAGTCACGCCGAGTAGGTGGTGCTACCTACCAAGTTCCAGTTGAAGTAAGACCGGAACGTAAGACGGCTTTGGCAATGAGATGGATTGTTGAAGCGGCCAGAAAGCGCAGTGAGAAAGGCATGATGTTGCGCCTGGCGGGTGAGTTATCGGACGCTTTGGAAAATCGCGGCTCAGCGATTAAGAAGAAAGAGGATACCCATCGAATGGCGGAAGCAAACAAAGCTTTCTCGCATTTCCGCTGGTAA